The following proteins come from a genomic window of Diadema setosum chromosome 20, eeDiaSeto1, whole genome shotgun sequence:
- the LOC140243972 gene encoding BRCA1-associated RING domain protein 1-like, translating into MTGNVGMDSWASTKSALTSLERSLSCAVCLQLLNEPCTLGSCAHLICRDCATQHVGNSCPVCQAPAWAKDLQIKREIGMVVRLYRRLHRLINSAPENDATVKRKPNPEEASFMSESAEGEDTATNFDVHGSESESMSMNSSEGTAEESVLSSHIPRRSRSCKRVQPCDNHNANVSNAKRMREELSKPKDTKCRRDYPENSLQERESYVIQSNTLCESLDTREGMDTLKKSTSEQMLTYIDHLEAYPTRRKTRKLTREEELKAKRAVKLKKLAAANQMWHTVATVQAPEKVSCKHVSFSDGNLQTSISAKEEGSHDHTINDSGSVDTVNVGVCENMKENEDEQATGAKKCETKSSSRVRRMKWKGAKDAKHCDAGIAAARSTCAEKRKRRLSQKEQGKTKKHPEKVANEEEDKSNSEVIVQGDVQTTTGKDSKIVQSPDCSLLGSSRKKRTLGGHGPSSLKPSSAALHNGIIKKNKRGETPLHVACIKGEMDVAQSLLERGVDPNVKDNAGWTPLHEACNHGHTSLVGLLLDYGALINAPGFEHDSPLHDAVSNNRLDVVRTLRQRGASLQVRNVHGLTPLDLAATSQMKKALMTKPLADVTSDRNITGTFPRQHLWDQHPVLLASGLQSKEKAALQTCAKLLKGRVVEKFSKEVTHLITSCEESNMCLRTMKYMQAILTGRWVLPFKWVESCLNEGKRVQEFEFEIQGTVADPESQAPRRARENLQKQFPGLFDGCHFYFSGTFTHPTPSKTELAHLIQLGGGTILNRQPKPDDDVIQVSTIVPYHAKSGSELAACAHFILYDHLGKRIPPSIRTNKICTVPVWWLLDCVSQFSILNPPKE; encoded by the exons ATGACCGGAAATGTCGGCATGGATTCGTGGGCTTCAACAAAGAGTGCTCTGACATCTCTTGAACGATCTCTGTCATGTGCAGTATG CCTTCAGTTGCTAAATGAACCATGTACCCTGGGCAGCTGTGCTCATCTCATTTGCAG GGATTGTGCCACGCAGCATGTAGGAAACTCCTGCCCTGTGTGTCAAGCTCCTGCCTGGGCCAAGGATCTTCAGATCAAGCGAGAGATTGGTATGGTTGTCAGACTGTATAGGAGATTACATCGACTCATCAACTCTGCTCCTGAAAACGATGCCACCGTGAAAAGAAAACCAAATCCCGAGGAAGCTTCATTCATGAGTGAGTCTGCTGAAGGTGAAGATACTGCAACCAACTTCGATGTTCATGGGTCTGAAAGTGAGTCCATGTCTATGAATAGTTCAGAGGGCACTGCTGAAGAGAGTGTGCTTTCTAGTCATATACCAAGAAGATCTCGCTCCTGCAAAAGAGTCCAGCCGTGTGATAATCATAATGCCAATGTTTCAAATGCaaagagaatgagagaggaACTGAGTAAACCAAAAGACACCAAGTGTAGAAGAGACTATCCTGAGAATTCTTTGCAGGAAAGGGAAAGCTATGTGATACAGAGCAACACACTATGTGAGTCTTTGGACACAAGGGAAGGCATGGACACTCTGAAAAAATCCACGTCAGAACAGATGTTAACATACATTGATCATCTTGAGGCTTACCCAACACGTCGGAAAACACGCAAACTTACAAGAGAAGAGGAGCTTAAAGCTAAACGTGCTGTAAAGTTAAAGAAACTTGCTGCAGCCAACCAAATGTGGCATACTGTGGCCACTGTGCAAGCACCTGAGAAGGTGTCTTGCAAGCATGTGTCTTTCTCTGATGGAAACCTTCAGACTTCAATCAGTGCTAAGGAAGAAGGATCACATGACCACACAATCAATGACAGTGGATCTGTTGATACAGTAAATGTTGGTGTGTGTgaaaacatgaaagaaaatgaagatgaaCAAGCCACAGGAGCAAAGAAGTGTGAAACAAAATCTTCCTCTCGAGTAAGAAGAATGAAATGGAAGGGAGCCAAAGATGCGAAGCACTGTGACGCTGGGATAGCTGCTGCAAGATCAACATGCgcagagaagagaaagagaaggttATCTCAAAAGGAacagggaaaaacaaaaaagcatcCTGAAAAGGTAGCCAATGAAGAAGAGGACAAGTCTAACTCTGAAGTGATTGTACAAGGAGACGTGCAGACAACGACTGGAAAAGACAGCAAGATAGTACAGTCACCTGACTGCAGTCTGTTAGGAAGtagcagaaagaaaagaacttTAGGGGGACATGGGCCCTCTTCTCTCAAACCTAGCTCTGCTGCACTACACAATGGCATCATCAAGAAGAACAAGAGAGGAGAAACTCCACTGCATGTTGCCTGCATTAAG GGAGAGATGGATGTAGCACAGTCCCTCTTGGAGAGAGGAGTTGACCCAAACGTCAAGGACAACGCTGGCTGGACACCACTT CATGAAGCCTGTAATCATGGTCACACTTCTCTTGTTGGCTTGCTCCTGGACTATGGAGCTCTCATCAATGCTCCTGGTTTTGAGCATGATTCTCCACTCCATGATGCTGTCAGTAATAACAGGCTGGATGTTGTGCGTACTCTTCGACAGCGAGGGGCATCTCTTCAAGTCAG GAATGTCCATGGCTTGACCCCCCTGGACCTTGCTGCTACATCACAGATGAAGAAGGCTCTCATGACCAAACCATTGGCTGATGTCACCTCAGACCGAAATATAACCGGCACTTTTCCCCGCCAGCATCTATGGGATCAGCACCCTGTCCTCCTGGCCTCCG GGCTTCAATCTAAGGAGAAAGCTGCTTTACAGACCTGTGCCAAACTACTGAAGGGGAGAGTGGTAGAAAAGTTCTCCAAGGAAGTCACACATCTTATCACGTCTTGTGAGGAAAGTAACATGTGTTTGCGCACCATGAAATACATGCAAGCTATTCTCACCGGCAGATGGGTCCTGCCATTTAAAT GGGTGGAGAGCTGCCTCAATGAAGGAAAGAGAGTTCAGGAATTTGAATTTGAGATTCAAGGAACAGTAGCTGATCCTGAGAGCCAAGCTCCTAGGAGGGCTAGAGAAAACCTGCAGAAACAG TTCCCAGGACTGTTTGATGGCTGTCACTTCTACTTTTCTGGCACCTTCACACACCCAACACCTTCCAAGACTGAATTGGCTCACCTTATTCAGCTAGGAGGTGGGACTATCCTCAATAGACAGCCCAAAccagatgatgacgtcatccaagtCTCAACCATTGTTCCTTACCACGCCAAGTCCGGGTCAGAACTAGCAGCCTGTGCGCACTTCATCCTTTATGACCACCTGGGCAAGAGGATACCTCCTTCCATACGTACAAACAAAATTTGTACTGTTCCTGTGTGGTGGCTTTTAGATTGTGTCTCACAATTCAGCATTCTAAACCCACCCAAAGAATGA